In Candidatus Caldatribacterium sp., the genomic window ATGAGACAGTTCCGGATATCCCCCGGGGGTAGGACGCCCATGTCCCGCCGGAGCTTTCCCGAACTCCCTCCGTCATCAAAAACGGTGACTATTGCGGTGATGTTCGTGGTGTACTCCTTGAGACCATGGAGAAGGGTGTACAGACCATGTCCCCCACCAATCGCCACGATGTGGGGACCCCGGGCAAGCTGGCGGCTCCGGAAAATAACTTCGGCAACGTCCCGTTCTCGCTCCGGCATGAGAGCACCGATGATGGAACGGTTCATTCTCTGGAGACCCCAGACGATGAGGATGGCTCCACCAACAATCCAGGCAAGGCCAAAGGCCACAGCAAGGTACTGGTGGCCGAAAAAGGAGAAAACGAAGCGCCGCCAGAGGTTGTAGAACCCCCGGAACGAGGGAACCGAGAGGATGAGGCTCATACCCAGGGAAATGAGTAACACCCCAAAGACTGCGAGGACAAGCCACCGCTTGACCCGCATCCCCGGGTACAGCCAACGAGCAAGTCGGCGCAGGCTCTCTGCTTCCATACCCCTTTCCCTCCCTGCGAATTCCCTTTTATTGTACCGCATTTTGGTCGATTTGTCGCCGGGGGTATAATGGGGTTAGGGGATGCCCATGGGTCTCTACGAGAGTCTCCGAACCTTTGACCATCTCTACTATCGAGGAGTATGGAAGAAAATCCTTGGAAAGCTCAAGCACCACAGGCGCCGCCTCTTTCCCCTTGCTTCCTGGGAGGAAATCGTGGGGACCGGAGAAGCTATGTACCGGGGTATCCAGGCTGTACCCATTGCACGCATTGTTGGGACCGAGAACCGTTTCGCCGACTTTGATCGAGAATTCCTTCCTCTTTCCCGGCGGGACCGGCACCGCTGGGCACGGATTCATGCGCTCTACCAGGAAGGGAAACCTCTCCCGCCGGTTTCCCTCGTGAAAATCGGAGATTTCTACTTCGTCCGGGATGGGCATCACCGGATATCCGTGGCGAAAGCCGAAGGAGCCCTCTACATCGACGCGGAAGTTGTGGAGATTCCCCTTCCGAAGGATGCCCCGAAGGATTCACCGGAGGCAACGTTCCACTACCTTGAAGAACGGATTTTTAGGGAAAAGACGAAACTCCCCCTCAAGGTGACTATCCCTGGGGGTATCTCGAGCTCCTCCGCCTCATCCAGTGCTTCCAGTGCTCCTCGTGCCCGAACAAGGATGGTGCTTCGTGCCTTCCGTGGGATGAAGCCGTCTCGGGATGGTACAGCCACTGCTACCAGGGGGTAGCTCGTACCATCGAAGAGAGTGGTCTTTTGAGGAAATTCCCGAATCGCACCGTAACTGACCTCTACCTTTGGGTCCTTGAAAACCTCGATGCCCTGAGAAAGGCTTCTTGCTTTATTCCCCAATCCCTCCCGCCTTTGAGGCGAAAGCCTTCCTTTTTCCGGGGAGGGCGAGGGAGTTTCTAGGGTTTGTAAGAGTGTTTACCTCCTTAAGGACTTTCTCTGTAACCTTGCACTCTTTAAGGAAGGTTAAGGATAGTCAAAGATTCTAAAGACCACTTTAGAAGCCCCAAAAGGCCTGCAAGTCCGAACGTCTTGAGCTACGTATAGGATTCGGAAACTAGGTAGCTGGTTGAGGAATTCTAAAAGCTTGTACTGCGAGTAGGGAAGTTGCTCAGAGGTGAGGACAGGAGAGTGTAGGGTTGGGGAAAAGTTTCCGAGGTTGCCTGTGGGGATACCAGACTCATAAGTTGTCCTGCATGATGTGAATCTAAACATATAGTTGACAGATACGAAAGCAAGGTTGTAGAATATGGTCAGAGTTCGTTCACGTGCACGCAACTGGGAGGGAGAAAATGAACCGTTCCCCCTTTTCGGGAGGACTCTATAGCATGGAAGGTCATAGGGTTTTTCCTGGGGAGGCCCGTGAGGTAGCTCTCCCTTTTGGGGGTATCGGCACGGGTACTGTGTCGCTCGGAGCGCGTGGAGAGTTAAGGGATTGGGAGATTTTTAACAGACCTGGGAAAGGAGTTTCTCTTCCCTACACCTTTTTTGCCCTCTGGGTGAAGCCAGAGAATGAGGAACCCTTTGTTCGGATTCTTGAGTCCAGAATCCAGCCTCCTTTTAATAAGTCCCATGGTTTCAGCCCCGGCGAACTTGCAGGATTACCTCGTTTTGAAAAGTCCTGGATGGAGGTAGAATATCCTTTTGCGCGAGTGAGTTTAGAAGATAAAGCGTCGCCCGTTGAAGTTACTCTCGAGGCTTTCAATCCATTCATCCCCCTCGATGCAGACAATTCTGGAATTCCGTGTGTGTTTTTGCGGTATAGGGTAAAAAATCTTTCGGGAAAGAACCTTGGGGTAAGCATTGCAGCATCCCTCTTTAACGCTGTTGGTTTTGAAGGGTGCGGGGATTTCGGCAAACCTCGTTTTGTGGGAGAGAGGAAGAATGAATATCGTGAGGGAGGAGCCTTTCGCGGGCTTTTCTATTCTTCCGATCTTCCTCAAAATCACCTTAAGTATGGAACAATGGCACTTGTCACCACCCACGGCTATGTGTCGGTGAAGCCCAACTGGTATGTGGGAGGATGGTTTGATGGAGCTCACGAGTTCTGGGATGATTTCTGTGAAGATGGAAAACTTGAGGAAGTAGGAAAAATCCAGCTGCGGGGCAACGAATTTCTCCTGTCAGAATTTGATGTCAAAGTAGGCTCACTGGCAGTGCATGACGTCCTTGAGGGAGGGGAGGAAAAAAGTTTTGAGTTTATACTTACCTGGCACTTTCCTAACCGTCCCGCTTACTGGGATACAGCGATAAATGATCATAGAATCGAAAGCGCGGGAATTATACGGAACTACTATGCCACTCGCTTCTCCGATGCATGGCGCGTTGCAGAATATGTTGTGGAGAAGAAGGAATGGCTTGAACAGAAATCGAGAGATTTTGCGAGAGCCCTTTATGGAAGTACATTACCTCCCTATGTTATTGAGGCGCTTGTCAACGGGATTGTTGTTCTCCGAAGTACGACTTGTTTCCGTATAGAAGATGGTACATTTCTGGGGTATGAGGGATGCTTTGACACAAAAGGATGTTGTCCTGGAAGTTGTACCCACGTGTGGAATTATGCGCAGACTGTTGCTTTCCTTTTTCCAGAACTCGAGCAGTCTATGCGGAGAGTGGAATTTCTCCGTGAAACTGACGAAAAAGGAAGGATGAATTTTAGAACCATTAAGGCTTTTGGGGTAGACAAATGTTGGAAACCTGAGGAACCATGGGGCAAGCTACCACCAGCAGCTGATGGACAACTTGGTACCATTGTGCGATTGTACCGGGATTGGAAGTTGACTGGGGATAGCGAGTTCTTAAGGGAAGTGTGGGAAAAAGCTGCTCAAGCTCTCGATTTTGCCATTCAATACTGGGATACTGACGGAGACGGATTACCCGACGGACCGCAGCATGTTACTTATGACATTGAGCTCTATGGCCCTAATCCTCTGACGAGTACATTATTTTTCGCTGCCCTCCTGGCTGGAGCTGAGATGGCTCGCTTTATAGGCGACGAGGAGAGGGCCAAGAAATACAAGAAGCTCTTTGTACGAGGTTCTCAGAAGATGGACGAGCTACTCTGGAATGGTGAGTACTACATTCAAAAACTTGAGAATTTTCACGATTACCGTTACCAGTTCGGGGAAGGATGTCTTTCGGACCAACTCTTTGGCCAATTCCTTGCTCATGTAGCAGGATTAGGGTACGTTCTCCCACAAGAGAGGGTTAGAAAAGCAGTCAGTGCTGTCTTCCAATATAATTTTCGTCCTTCCTTTCGCCTGCATCACAACGTTCACCGCGCTTTCGTCCTTGGAGACGAGGCAGGGCTCCTTGTCTGTTCCTGGCCTAGAGGGGGGCGGCCAAAGTTTCCCCTTGTATATTGTGATGAGGTGTGGACTGGTACCGAATACGAAGTAGCTGCACTCCTTATTTGGGAGGGATTTGTCGACGAAGGTCTTCGCCTTGTAAAGGCTGTAAGGGAAAGACACGATGGTTACCGCCGAAACCCTTGGGACGAAGTTGAATGTGGCCATCATTATGTGCGAGCAATGTCGAGTTGGGCGTTGCTTTTGGCCTTGAGTGGCTTTAAGTACGACATGGTTCAGGGAATTATGAGTTTTAACCCAGTGATCAACCAAAATAATTTCTCTGCTATTTGGAGTACAGGAAAAGCCTGGGGTATCTATCGGCAGAGGAAAAAAAATGGAAAGCTTGAACAAGATATTGAGGTTCTTGGGGGAAGTCTTAACGGAGTTAAGGTAATTGGCAGGGATGGCTCAGAAGAAAGTTACGACTAGGCTTATTGCTGAACTTTGTGGTGTTTCTCGGGGGACAGTTGACCGGGCCCTTCACGATCGGAGAGGAATAAGCCCTGAGACGAAAGCGAGGATTCTTGAAGTAGCTAAAGAGCTGGGTTACAAGTCCAACTTTGTAGCTCGGAGCCTTGTGAAAGGGAGAACCAGGATCATAGGTATGGTGGTATTTAATCTTTACAATCGTTTTTTTGCCCAGGTTGTAAATGCTGCTGAGGAAGAAGCACGAAGAAGAGGATACTCGCTGTTGCTTGCTCTGACAAATAAGGATTGTGCTGAAGAGAAACGCCAGTTAGAACGCTTGGCGGGCTGGCGGGTTGATGGGATTATTCTTGCCCCTGTCTGTAGGAGGAAAGAGGTTGAGGAATATCTATGTCATCTCTCTGGGAAGTTAGGTATCCCAGTCGTTACTATCTGTAATCGAGTTTCAGATGCTGTGCCTTTTGTAGGAATACGAGACCGTGAGGTGACGAAAGAGGCAGTACGCACTATTGCTTCGAAAGGATATCAGAGAGTTGTTTTTCTTTGTCCTCCTCTAAGGAATCGGGATGTCATGAATGTCTATGCTCCAGAGGAACGGTTGCAAGGATATCTTGAGGCGATAAGAGAACTTGACCTGGGCGAACCAATTGTCGTCGACAAAAAGGACTTCGGAGATCTTATCCGGGGTTTGATTCTAAACACCCCAAAGAGAGTGGCTATTTTCTGCTCAAGTGATATTTACGCCCTTGAAGTTCTCTCTTTGATTAAAGGGCTTGGTCTTAAAATCCCGGAAGATGTGGGGATTATGGGCTTTGACGATATTGATGTTCTCCGGCACGTGAATCCTCCTTTAAGCACTATTCCATATCCTGTGGTAGAAGTGGGAAAAGTGGCGGTGACTAACCTTGTTGAGAGTGTTGAAGTTGGAAAGAGAATCACTGATGTATATCTTGAGACTAAACCCTTGTTGAGAGAGTCTTTATGAGTGGGAGCCCTTCGGAAAGAGGGTTATGCGTCTTCAGCTGGGTTAGAAGAAAGGGGGTGAGCGTTTGTATTCTTGAGGATAACAGGCAAAGTTCTCGTCATAGTTCTTCTGCTCGGGGTGAAAAGGGCAGAAGAACTGCTTAGTGTATTTGGAAAGACGATTAAAGTGAGGCCTTGAAATAGGATGGAGGTAGATCGT contains:
- a CDS encoding LacI family DNA-binding transcriptional regulator, translated to MAQKKVTTRLIAELCGVSRGTVDRALHDRRGISPETKARILEVAKELGYKSNFVARSLVKGRTRIIGMVVFNLYNRFFAQVVNAAEEEARRRGYSLLLALTNKDCAEEKRQLERLAGWRVDGIILAPVCRRKEVEEYLCHLSGKLGIPVVTICNRVSDAVPFVGIRDREVTKEAVRTIASKGYQRVVFLCPPLRNRDVMNVYAPEERLQGYLEAIRELDLGEPIVVDKKDFGDLIRGLILNTPKRVAIFCSSDIYALEVLSLIKGLGLKIPEDVGIMGFDDIDVLRHVNPPLSTIPYPVVEVGKVAVTNLVESVEVGKRITDVYLETKPLLRESL